Below is a window of Candidatus Viadribacter manganicus DNA.
CACTACACCGATTGGACGATCGGGCACGTGCATTCCGGTGCGCTTGGCTGGGTTGGTTTCGTGAGCTTTGGCGCACTGTATTGCCTCGTGCCGTGGCTCTGGAAGCGCAAGGGTCTGTTCTCCAACGCGCTGGTTGAATGGCACTTCTGGCTCTCGACCATCGGCATCGTGCTTTACATCACCTCGATGTGGGTTGCGGGCATCATGCAGGGCCTGATGTGGCGCGCCTATAACGAGTTTGGCTTCCTTGAATACTCGTTCGTCGAAACGGTTGAGGCCATGCATCCTTACTACATCATCCGCGCTCTTGGTGGGACGCTGTTCCTGCTCGGCGCACTCATCATGGCGTACAATTTGTGGCGCACTGCAACGGCGAAAGATCCAGAGCATGTCCGCGTCACCGATGTCCCGGCCCAAGCGGTCGCGGCGGAATAGGCGGGGGCAAATATGTGGACCTTCCATAAGTGGTTCGAGCGTCACTCGCTCATTCTCATCATCGGCATCCTGGTCGTCGTCTCTATCGGCGGCTTGGTGCAGATTACGCCGCTCTTCTTCATCGAGAGCACAATCGAGCGCGTCGAGGGCGTGCGTCCTTATACGCCGCTCGAACTGGCCGGCAGGGAAATCTACATTCGCGAAGGCTGCTATGTTTGCCACTCGCAAATGATCCGCCCGCTGCGTGATGAAGTTGAGCGTTACGGTCACTACTCGCTGGCGGCCGAGAGCATGTACGATCACCCTTTCCAATGGGGCTCAAAGCGCACGGGACCGGACTTGGCCCGGGTCGGCAATCGCTACTCGGATGAGTGGCACCGCGCGCACTTGGAAAATCCACGCTCGGTTGTGCCAGAATCGGTGATGCCGCCCTACGCATTCTTGGCGCGCGCTGACGTCAATACCTCGCTTATGGGTGATCACGTGCGCGCCAACCGCTTGCTCAGCGTTCCTTATACCGATGAGCAATTGGCGAATGCGCCGAGCGACGCACGTGCGCAGGCTGAGCCTCTGGGCTCAAACGCGTACGATTTTTCGCAGCGTTACCCCGGCGCCGCCGTTCGCGATTTTGACGGCAATCCAAATCGCGTAACCGAGATGGATGCGTTGATTGCCTACTTGCAGATGCTCGGCTCTGGCGTTGATTTCAGCACCTATCAAGCCGACGCGCCTGAGAACACGAGGTAAGCGCCATGAGCTATGAGCAAGCCTCACACCTCGCACAGACATCGGGCCTTGTGCTCCTTGCCGTGTGCTTCGGGCTCGCGGTGATCTATGCGCTGTGGCCCGGAAACAAGTTGAAGTTCGATCATGCGGCGCGCAGCCCGCTCGAAAATGGGGACGACAATGGCTGATCGTGAGCGCGACCATGTGAGTGGCACAGAAACCACTGGTCATGAATGGGACGGTTTAAAGGAGTTGGATACCCCGCTGCCGCGCTGGTGGCTCTATATCTTCTATGCCTGCATTCTTGCGGCCGTGATCTACTGGGTGCTGATGCCGGCCTGGCCGATCGGCAATGGCTATACCAAAGGCATTTTGGGCTTTTCTGATCGCAGCAATGTCGCTGCTGATGTTAATGCCCTGCGCTCGGCGCGTGCGCCCTTGTTCGAACGGCTCGCCAGCGCGAGCACCGCCGAGATCGCCGCAGATCCAGAGCTGCAGGAATTTGCCCGCGCAGCAGGGGA
It encodes the following:
- the ccoO gene encoding cytochrome-c oxidase, cbb3-type subunit II, which gives rise to MWTFHKWFERHSLILIIGILVVVSIGGLVQITPLFFIESTIERVEGVRPYTPLELAGREIYIREGCYVCHSQMIRPLRDEVERYGHYSLAAESMYDHPFQWGSKRTGPDLARVGNRYSDEWHRAHLENPRSVVPESVMPPYAFLARADVNTSLMGDHVRANRLLSVPYTDEQLANAPSDARAQAEPLGSNAYDFSQRYPGAAVRDFDGNPNRVTEMDALIAYLQMLGSGVDFSTYQADAPENTR
- a CDS encoding cbb3-type cytochrome c oxidase subunit 3, with the translated sequence MSYEQASHLAQTSGLVLLAVCFGLAVIYALWPGNKLKFDHAARSPLENGDDNG